In a genomic window of Pseudomonas putida:
- a CDS encoding GFA family protein: MHLEGSCHCGAVSFSLTSAHPYPYQRCYCSICRKTQGGGGYAINIAGDADSLKVRGRKNIAIYHALLKGEGEARAHRSSAERHFCSVCGSGLWLFSPEWPELIHPFASAIDTPLPVPPEHTHLLLDSRAPWVEVDVRPGDKQFDGYPEESIADWHERLGLNL, translated from the coding sequence ATGCATCTCGAAGGCTCCTGCCATTGCGGCGCGGTGTCGTTCAGCCTGACCAGCGCCCACCCCTACCCTTACCAACGCTGCTATTGCTCGATCTGCCGCAAGACCCAGGGCGGCGGCGGTTACGCGATCAACATCGCCGGTGACGCCGACAGCCTGAAAGTGCGCGGGCGCAAGAACATCGCGATCTACCATGCGCTGCTCAAGGGCGAAGGCGAGGCGCGTGCCCACCGTAGCAGTGCCGAACGGCATTTCTGCTCGGTGTGTGGTTCGGGTTTGTGGTTGTTCAGCCCGGAGTGGCCGGAACTGATCCACCCTTTTGCCTCTGCCATTGATACGCCGCTGCCGGTGCCGCCGGAGCACACGCATTTGCTGCTCGACTCCAGGGCACCCTGGGTGGAGGTCGACGTCCGACCGGGGGATAAGCAGTTTGATGGATACCCCGAAGAATCCATTGCGGATTGGCATGAACGATTGGGGTTAAACCTGTAG
- a CDS encoding LysR substrate-binding domain-containing protein: MRRLPSLAALKTFECAARHAHFGRAAAELCVTDSAVSHQIRQLEEQLGVSLFIREGRQVRPTMAAGRLMQSLQQAFEMIGEACDELRDPASLAVLRLAVTAELAQKWLMNRLTDFYARYPHITLHLYEQPIDATAPGEDIDLAITYGTGPVDSTAYFVRPLPALQFFPVCSPGLFNQGTLKTPKDLVRHCLLHDDQDGKTWTAWLTSHAGDLRAQRQLYFAHAGLALEAAAQGQGVAMGDNLTAQEDLLNGRLVRPFNASMTALGQYALVCERVRLERPAVAQMLEWFNYQLAD; this comes from the coding sequence ATGCGCCGACTCCCTTCACTGGCAGCCCTCAAAACCTTCGAATGCGCCGCGCGCCACGCCCATTTCGGCCGGGCGGCCGCCGAGTTGTGCGTGACCGACAGCGCCGTCAGCCATCAGATCCGTCAGTTGGAAGAACAACTGGGCGTCTCGCTGTTCATCCGCGAAGGTCGCCAGGTCCGTCCAACAATGGCCGCCGGACGGCTGATGCAAAGCTTGCAACAGGCCTTCGAAATGATCGGCGAAGCCTGCGACGAGCTACGCGATCCGGCATCCCTCGCAGTGTTGCGTCTGGCGGTCACAGCAGAACTTGCGCAAAAGTGGCTGATGAACCGGCTCACGGATTTCTACGCGCGTTACCCGCACATCACCCTGCACCTGTACGAACAGCCCATCGATGCCACCGCGCCGGGTGAGGACATCGACCTGGCGATCACCTATGGCACCGGTCCCGTGGACAGCACGGCGTATTTCGTGCGGCCGCTGCCGGCGTTGCAGTTCTTCCCGGTCTGCAGTCCGGGTCTGTTCAACCAGGGCACCCTGAAAACCCCGAAGGATCTGGTCCGCCATTGCCTGTTGCACGACGATCAGGACGGCAAGACCTGGACCGCCTGGCTCACCAGTCACGCCGGCGACCTGCGTGCGCAACGTCAACTGTACTTTGCCCATGCCGGCTTGGCGCTTGAGGCGGCGGCGCAAGGGCAGGGCGTGGCCATGGGCGATAACCTGACCGCCCAGGAAGATCTGCTCAATGGCCGATTGGTACGGCCGTTCAACGCCAGCATGACCGCGCTGGGTCAATACGCGCTGGTGTGTGAACGGGTGCGGCTGGAGCGTCCGGCGGTGGCGCAGATGCTGGAATGGTTCAACTATCAGTTGGCCGATTGA
- the aguA gene encoding agmatine deiminase: MARLLDSTPKLDGFRLPGEFEAKSGCWLGWPERTDVWRNGAKPAQKVWVQIVTAISMSEPVTVCASAAQFATARRQLPPQVRVVEMTCNDTWFRDSGPCFVVNDQSGEVRGVDFEFNAYGGLDGGLYYPWDKDDQIASKILEIERFDRYRAPLIAELGGIQSDGQGSILTTEQCLLNRNRNQHLGKEEVTRRLTDYLGAEQVIWLPRGCKFDETDGHVDDLACFVRPGEVVLQWTDNRDDPQWEIYQEAYDILRSTRDSRGRELVVHKLPQPDVLEWTAEEAEGLDQLDSTHTRQAGTKICASYINYYAGNSSIVVPLFGDRNDRVALATLAELFPRHQIVGIENSREILLGGGNVACITMPQYAGSTRGKKGA, translated from the coding sequence ATGGCACGCTTGCTCGACTCCACCCCCAAACTCGATGGCTTCCGCTTGCCCGGCGAATTCGAAGCCAAGTCCGGCTGCTGGCTCGGCTGGCCGGAGCGCACCGACGTCTGGCGCAACGGCGCCAAACCGGCGCAGAAAGTCTGGGTGCAGATCGTCACCGCCATTTCCATGAGCGAGCCGGTCACTGTCTGCGCCTCCGCCGCGCAGTTCGCCACCGCTCGCCGGCAGTTGCCGCCGCAAGTGCGTGTGGTGGAAATGACCTGCAACGACACCTGGTTCCGCGACAGCGGCCCGTGCTTCGTGGTTAATGACCAAAGCGGTGAAGTGCGCGGCGTCGACTTCGAATTCAATGCCTACGGCGGCCTCGACGGTGGCCTGTACTACCCGTGGGACAAGGACGACCAGATCGCCAGCAAAATCCTTGAAATCGAACGATTCGACCGCTATCGCGCGCCGTTGATCGCCGAGCTTGGCGGCATCCAGAGCGACGGCCAGGGCAGCATCCTCACCACCGAGCAGTGCCTCCTCAACCGTAACCGCAACCAGCATCTGGGCAAGGAAGAAGTGACTCGCCGCCTGACCGACTACCTCGGCGCCGAACAGGTGATCTGGCTGCCCCGAGGCTGCAAATTCGACGAAACCGACGGCCATGTCGACGATCTCGCGTGTTTCGTGCGCCCCGGCGAAGTGGTGCTGCAGTGGACCGATAATCGTGATGACCCGCAGTGGGAAATCTATCAGGAGGCCTACGACATCCTGCGCAGCACCCGCGACAGCCGTGGTCGCGAGCTGGTCGTGCACAAGCTGCCGCAGCCGGATGTGCTGGAGTGGACCGCCGAAGAGGCCGAAGGCCTGGACCAACTGGACAGCACCCACACCCGTCAGGCCGGCACGAAGATCTGCGCGTCGTACATCAACTACTACGCCGGCAACAGCTCGATTGTGGTGCCGCTGTTTGGCGACCGTAACGACCGGGTGGCGCTGGCAACCCTCGCCGAACTGTTCCCGCGACACCAGATCGTCGGCATCGAAAACTCCCGGGAAATCCTCCTCGGCGGGGGCAACGTCGCCTGTATCACCATGCCGCAATACGCCGGCTCCACCCGCGGGAAAAAAGGAGCGTGA
- a CDS encoding extracellular solute-binding protein, whose product MGLHKLTRAVMLVLAPLCVQAADSTQPVVNLYIWGEYLAPDTLKNFEKQTGIRVVADHFDSLETVETKLLTGRSGYDLVLTAGQHLSRAIESGAVQTIDKRQLPHFAGVGEEFRQHMAVFDPGNRYAGIYAWGTTGVGFQEQAVKQRLPDAPTDSWAMLFDPAVVSKFADCGVSLLNDPNEVFAAVMKYMGLDINRQSLDDLKLAEQQLAKIRPYIRYFDNDLNISDLANGNTCVAMSWNGNVAIAAGQAEAAHKPYTLTYRIPKEGTLIWFDAMVIPKDAPHPEAGLALMDYLMTPEVIAPITDTIHYANAITAADSLIDPAIRNDPGTYPPQAVRASLYSKNDNGKAFNRALVRAFSRLKSGL is encoded by the coding sequence ATGGGCCTGCACAAACTGACCCGAGCCGTGATGCTGGTGCTTGCACCCCTGTGTGTGCAGGCCGCCGACTCCACCCAACCGGTGGTCAACCTGTACATCTGGGGCGAGTACCTGGCCCCGGACACCCTGAAGAATTTCGAGAAACAAACCGGCATCCGGGTGGTGGCCGACCATTTTGACTCCCTGGAAACCGTCGAGACCAAGTTGCTCACCGGTCGCAGTGGTTACGACCTGGTGCTGACGGCGGGGCAGCACTTGTCCCGGGCAATCGAAAGCGGCGCGGTGCAGACCATCGACAAGCGGCAACTGCCGCACTTTGCCGGTGTCGGTGAAGAATTCCGCCAGCACATGGCAGTGTTCGATCCGGGCAATCGCTATGCCGGGATCTATGCCTGGGGCACCACGGGTGTGGGCTTTCAGGAACAAGCGGTGAAACAGCGCCTGCCCGATGCGCCCACCGACAGTTGGGCGATGCTGTTCGATCCGGCGGTGGTGTCGAAATTCGCCGATTGCGGGGTCAGCCTGCTCAACGATCCCAACGAAGTCTTTGCCGCCGTCATGAAGTACATGGGCCTGGACATCAACCGTCAAAGCCTGGACGACCTGAAACTCGCCGAGCAGCAACTGGCGAAAATCCGCCCCTACATTCGCTATTTCGACAACGACCTGAACATCAGTGACCTGGCCAACGGCAACACCTGCGTGGCGATGTCGTGGAACGGCAACGTGGCCATCGCCGCCGGTCAGGCCGAGGCGGCGCACAAACCGTACACACTGACCTACCGGATTCCAAAAGAAGGGACGCTGATCTGGTTCGATGCCATGGTCATCCCCAAGGATGCGCCGCATCCCGAGGCGGGCCTGGCGTTGATGGACTACCTGATGACCCCGGAGGTGATCGCGCCGATCACCGACACCATTCACTACGCCAATGCGATTACCGCGGCAGACAGCCTGATCGATCCGGCGATTCGCAATGATCCGGGCACTTACCCGCCGCAGGCCGTACGTGCGTCGTTGTACAGCAAGAATGACAATGGCAAGGCTTTCAACCGGGCTTTGGTGCGGGCGTTCAGTCGGTTGAAGTCGGGGTTGTGA
- a CDS encoding DNA-3-methyladenine glycosylase family protein, whose product MPDPYRSATQWLASLDDDWRRHIDAIGPCLHQPHAARDPYESLVRAIAYQQLHARAGDAILGRLLALFPSVSFPRPEQVVATGFDQMRGCGFSASKIATIQGIAQATLDGVVPDYATARAMDDEALIERLITLRGVGRWTVEMLLIYSLERPDILPADDFGVREGYRRLKGLEVQPTRKQMIEIGRAWSPYRTVASWYLWRVPAR is encoded by the coding sequence ATGCCTGATCCCTACCGGTCCGCCACGCAATGGTTGGCCTCGCTGGATGACGACTGGCGTCGCCACATCGACGCCATCGGCCCCTGCCTGCACCAACCCCACGCCGCGCGCGATCCGTATGAGTCGCTGGTGCGGGCGATTGCCTACCAGCAACTGCACGCCAGGGCCGGCGATGCGATCCTCGGGCGCTTGCTGGCGCTGTTCCCGTCGGTATCGTTTCCCAGGCCGGAACAGGTTGTTGCCACCGGCTTCGATCAAATGCGCGGATGCGGCTTTTCCGCGAGCAAGATCGCGACCATTCAGGGCATTGCCCAGGCAACACTGGACGGCGTCGTACCGGATTACGCCACTGCCCGGGCCATGGATGACGAGGCGCTGATCGAACGCCTGATCACCCTGCGCGGTGTGGGGCGCTGGACCGTGGAGATGCTGTTGATCTACAGCCTCGAGCGGCCAGACATCCTGCCCGCCGATGATTTTGGGGTACGCGAAGGGTATCGGCGCCTGAAGGGCCTTGAGGTGCAGCCGACGCGCAAGCAGATGATCGAGATCGGGCGGGCGTGGAGTCCGTATCGGACGGTGGCTTCGTGGTATTTGTGGCGGGTGCCCGCCCGCTAA
- a CDS encoding bifunctional transcriptional activator/DNA repair enzyme AdaA: MNLQDTLLPPRAEMVRAMLDRDTSYEGVFFTAVKTTGIFCRPGCTARSPKPENVEFFAHADQCLAAGYRACLRCKPMGAAAVAPSWVQRLLTQVDADSERRWTDAQLLAEGIEPLKLRRWFKQHFGMTFHAWLRTRRLGMALGGIKQGDSIDSAAFDSGYESLSGFRDAFQKSFHITPGRAANSEPLLFTRLTTPLGPMIAMAERRGLVLLEFLDQSSLTGEVEALQNRFGYAVAPGHNAHLQQIEHQLAEYFAGKRTEFSVALHMPGSEFSRQVWAELAKIPYGQTTTYGAIAHLLGKPGASRAVGLANGHNRLSIVVPCHRVIGADGSLTGYAGGEPRKAFLLRLENAAVQFTEQLAF; this comes from the coding sequence ATGAACCTACAAGACACGCTACTCCCACCCCGCGCCGAGATGGTTCGCGCCATGCTCGACCGAGACACCTCCTACGAGGGGGTGTTCTTTACCGCGGTCAAGACCACCGGGATTTTCTGCCGTCCCGGTTGCACCGCTCGCAGCCCGAAACCGGAGAACGTCGAGTTCTTCGCCCATGCCGACCAGTGCCTGGCGGCGGGTTATCGTGCCTGTCTGCGCTGCAAGCCTATGGGCGCTGCTGCCGTTGCGCCGTCGTGGGTGCAGCGGCTGCTCACCCAGGTGGACGCCGACTCCGAGCGACGCTGGACTGACGCGCAGCTGCTGGCCGAGGGTATCGAGCCACTGAAGTTGCGGCGCTGGTTCAAGCAGCATTTCGGCATGACCTTCCATGCCTGGCTGCGCACCCGGCGCCTGGGTATGGCCTTGGGTGGGATCAAGCAAGGCGACTCCATCGACAGCGCCGCTTTCGATTCGGGTTACGAATCCCTGAGCGGTTTTCGCGATGCCTTTCAAAAGTCTTTCCACATCACCCCGGGCCGCGCCGCCAACAGTGAACCGCTGCTGTTCACCCGGCTGACCACACCGCTGGGCCCGATGATCGCCATGGCCGAACGGCGCGGCCTGGTGCTGCTGGAGTTTCTCGATCAATCGTCCCTCACCGGAGAAGTCGAGGCCCTGCAAAACCGCTTCGGTTACGCGGTGGCGCCGGGGCATAACGCGCATTTGCAGCAGATCGAGCACCAACTGGCCGAGTACTTTGCCGGCAAACGCACCGAGTTCAGTGTTGCCCTGCACATGCCCGGCAGCGAGTTCTCCCGTCAGGTCTGGGCCGAGCTGGCGAAAATCCCCTACGGCCAGACGACTACCTATGGCGCCATCGCCCACCTGCTGGGCAAACCCGGCGCCAGCCGCGCCGTGGGCCTGGCCAACGGTCACAACCGCCTCTCGATTGTGGTGCCCTGCCACCGCGTGATCGGTGCCGACGGTTCGCTGACGGGCTACGCTGGAGGCGAACCGCGCAAGGCATTTCTGCTGCGACTGGAAAACGCGGCGGTGCAATTCACCGAGCAACTGGCCTTTTGA
- a CDS encoding LysE family translocator, whose amino-acid sequence MDLATLTLFLPACFALNMAPGPNNLLSVSNSTRYGYRTACLAGVGRLLAFAGMIALASAGLAVVLQTSELLFYGIKIVGAAYLFYLAWQLWRADPGVETVVTGAPVGMLALARQEFLVAAGNPKAILIFTAFLPQFVDSTRAITPQFAVLGALFLVLEWIAIAAYAYMGLHMRRWFAKPSGKRMFNRCCAGLLSAAASVLLMARRT is encoded by the coding sequence ATGGACCTCGCCACCCTCACACTTTTCCTTCCGGCCTGCTTCGCCCTGAACATGGCGCCCGGCCCGAACAACCTGCTGTCAGTCAGCAATTCGACCCGCTACGGCTACCGTACCGCGTGCCTGGCCGGGGTCGGCCGCCTGCTGGCGTTCGCGGGGATGATCGCCCTCGCCTCCGCGGGCCTGGCGGTGGTCCTGCAAACCTCGGAGCTGTTGTTCTACGGGATCAAGATCGTCGGCGCGGCTTATCTGTTCTATCTCGCCTGGCAACTGTGGCGTGCCGATCCCGGCGTGGAAACCGTCGTGACCGGCGCGCCGGTGGGCATGCTGGCGCTGGCGCGACAAGAGTTTCTGGTGGCGGCCGGCAACCCCAAGGCCATCCTGATCTTCACCGCGTTCCTGCCGCAATTCGTCGACTCGACCCGCGCAATCACCCCGCAGTTCGCGGTGCTCGGCGCACTGTTCCTGGTGCTGGAGTGGATCGCGATCGCGGCCTACGCCTACATGGGCCTGCACATGCGCCGCTGGTTCGCCAAGCCGTCTGGCAAGCGGATGTTCAATCGCTGCTGTGCGGGTCTGTTGTCGGCCGCTGCGTCGGTGCTGCTGATGGCACGCCGCACCTGA
- a CDS encoding DMT family transporter, whose amino-acid sequence MERTSTLQNRTLENGASGWINGLIGVVIFSGSLPATRVAVLEFDPVFLTVARATIAALLALSLLLLFREKRPARNQLVPLMIVALGVVVGFPLLTALALQYVTSAHSIVFVGLLPLATAAFGVLRGGERPRPVFWFFSVLGSLLVVGFAIAQGLTASPQGDILMLLAILACGLGYAEGAKLSRSLGGWQVICWALVLALPVMAALTWWRMPISFSGISTPAWFSLGYVSLFSMLIGFVFWYRGLAQGGIAAVGQLQLLQPFFGLALAATLLHEHVSIGMLGVTVAVILCVAGAKKFAR is encoded by the coding sequence ATGGAACGGACCTCGACCCTGCAAAACCGGACACTGGAAAACGGCGCCAGCGGCTGGATCAATGGCCTGATCGGCGTGGTGATTTTCAGCGGCTCATTGCCTGCTACCCGGGTGGCCGTGCTGGAGTTCGATCCGGTATTTCTCACGGTGGCGCGCGCGACCATCGCGGCCCTGCTCGCGCTGAGTCTGTTGCTGTTGTTCCGGGAAAAACGTCCGGCGCGCAATCAGCTGGTCCCGCTGATGATCGTGGCCCTGGGTGTGGTGGTGGGCTTTCCGCTGTTGACTGCCCTGGCGCTGCAATACGTAACGTCCGCACACTCCATCGTCTTTGTCGGCCTGCTGCCGCTGGCGACTGCTGCGTTCGGGGTGCTGAGGGGTGGTGAACGTCCCCGGCCGGTGTTCTGGTTCTTCTCGGTGCTGGGCAGCCTGCTGGTGGTCGGTTTCGCCATCGCCCAGGGCCTGACCGCCTCGCCCCAGGGCGACATCCTGATGCTGCTGGCGATCCTCGCCTGCGGCCTGGGCTATGCCGAAGGCGCGAAGCTGTCGCGCAGCCTGGGTGGCTGGCAGGTGATTTGCTGGGCGCTGGTACTGGCGCTGCCGGTGATGGCGGCCCTGACCTGGTGGCGGATGCCAATTTCGTTCAGCGGCATCAGCACACCCGCCTGGTTCAGCCTGGGCTACGTATCGCTGTTCAGCATGCTGATCGGCTTTGTGTTCTGGTATCGCGGGCTGGCTCAGGGCGGGATCGCTGCCGTCGGCCAGTTGCAGTTGCTGCAACCGTTTTTCGGTCTGGCACTGGCGGCCACCCTGCTGCACGAGCACGTGAGCATCGGCATGCTCGGGGTGACCGTGGCGGTGATTCTGTGCGTGGCCGGGGCGAAGAAGTTCGCTCGCTAG
- a CDS encoding PLP-dependent aminotransferase family protein → MPRSRYKSLVDAFAADIRSGQLPPGTRLPTHRQLATEHGLALVTASRVYAELESMGLISGETGRGTFVRETSLPPGQGISQSVVAAGMIDLNFNYPSLPGQADLLRSALRQLALSGDLESLLRYQPHAGRMHERMSVARHLQARGLRVPAEQVLIVSGAQHGLAVVMMTLLKPGDVIAADALTYPGFKTLAETLHLEILPIPVTERGPDLPALEKLCRSRPVRAIYTMPTLQNPLGWVLDAEQRERLVAIARQHDLTIIEDAAYAFLADNPPPPLADMAPERTVYVSGLSKNIATGLRVGFIAAPAHWVAGFERTIMATTWNTPGVMTAIATTWLDDGTVIRLEAQKRDDAQARQALAREVLAGLRIISHPTSYFIWLPLTDDARADQIAMALMREQVSVSPAEPFAITPHVPRAIRLALGSVDMDSLRQALVKVKRVVGYYQ, encoded by the coding sequence ATGCCCAGGTCTCGCTACAAATCATTGGTGGATGCCTTCGCTGCTGACATTCGTTCAGGCCAATTGCCGCCGGGCACACGCCTGCCGACTCACCGTCAACTGGCCACGGAGCACGGTCTGGCGCTGGTGACTGCCAGCCGGGTGTATGCGGAGCTTGAGAGCATGGGCCTGATCAGCGGCGAGACCGGACGCGGGACTTTTGTTCGGGAGACCTCGCTGCCGCCCGGTCAGGGCATCTCTCAGTCGGTGGTGGCGGCAGGGATGATTGATCTGAACTTCAACTACCCGTCGCTGCCCGGCCAGGCTGACCTGTTGCGCAGTGCCCTGCGTCAGCTCGCGCTGTCCGGCGACCTGGAATCTCTTCTGCGTTATCAACCCCACGCCGGGCGTATGCATGAGCGGATGTCGGTCGCCCGGCATCTGCAGGCACGCGGTCTCAGGGTGCCGGCCGAGCAGGTGTTGATCGTCAGCGGCGCCCAGCATGGTCTGGCTGTGGTGATGATGACGCTGCTCAAGCCCGGCGATGTGATCGCCGCCGACGCCTTGACCTATCCGGGGTTCAAGACCCTGGCCGAAACCCTGCACCTTGAAATCCTGCCCATCCCGGTTACTGAGCGGGGGCCGGATCTGCCGGCCCTGGAAAAGCTCTGCCGCAGCCGCCCGGTGCGGGCCATCTACACAATGCCGACCCTGCAAAACCCCCTGGGCTGGGTGTTGGACGCCGAACAGCGCGAACGCCTGGTGGCGATTGCCCGCCAGCATGACCTGACGATCATCGAGGACGCCGCCTATGCGTTTCTCGCCGACAACCCGCCACCACCTCTGGCGGACATGGCGCCGGAGCGGACGGTGTACGTGAGCGGCTTATCGAAGAACATCGCCACCGGATTGCGCGTCGGTTTCATAGCCGCGCCCGCACATTGGGTCGCGGGGTTCGAGCGCACGATCATGGCCACCACCTGGAACACCCCCGGCGTGATGACGGCCATTGCCACCACCTGGCTGGACGACGGCACGGTGATCAGGCTGGAGGCACAGAAGCGCGATGACGCTCAAGCCCGACAAGCGTTGGCCCGCGAGGTGCTGGCGGGGCTGAGGATCATCAGCCACCCGACCTCGTACTTCATCTGGCTGCCGCTGACCGACGATGCCCGCGCCGACCAGATCGCCATGGCATTGATGCGTGAACAGGTCTCGGTGTCGCCCGCCGAACCTTTTGCGATCACCCCTCATGTGCCCCGCGCGATCCGGCTGGCGCTGGGCTCGGTGGACATGGACTCGCTGCGCCAGGCGCTGGTGAAAGTGAAGAGGGTGGTGGGTTACTACCAGTAG
- a CDS encoding LysE family translocator, which translates to MSLMMSMAAFALAASITPGPVNIVALSSGARFGFRASQRHVAGATLGFVLLLVLMGLGLHELLQVWPAMTQVVQWAGVAFLLYMAFKLAADNGQLEAKDASRAPSMLYGAVMQWLNPKAWLACVAGMGAFVADGEARLVWQFAAVYLVICYVSVGCWAYAGTFLRSYLNNPAGMRLFNRVMAMLLAVSAIYLIL; encoded by the coding sequence ATGAGTCTGATGATGTCCATGGCGGCGTTTGCGCTGGCCGCTTCAATCACTCCTGGGCCGGTGAATATCGTGGCGTTGAGCTCGGGGGCGCGGTTCGGCTTTCGCGCCAGTCAGCGCCATGTGGCCGGGGCGACCCTGGGCTTCGTGCTGTTGCTGGTGTTGATGGGCCTGGGGCTGCACGAGCTATTGCAGGTCTGGCCGGCGATGACTCAAGTGGTGCAGTGGGCCGGTGTCGCGTTCCTGCTGTACATGGCGTTCAAGCTGGCGGCGGACAACGGGCAGCTTGAAGCGAAAGACGCGAGCCGCGCGCCATCGATGCTCTACGGCGCGGTCATGCAATGGCTCAACCCCAAGGCCTGGCTGGCCTGCGTCGCCGGCATGGGTGCCTTCGTGGCCGATGGCGAAGCGCGACTGGTGTGGCAGTTTGCGGCGGTGTATTTGGTGATCTGCTATGTGTCGGTCGGTTGCTGGGCGTATGCCGGGACGTTTTTGCGCAGTTATCTGAACAATCCGGCGGGGATGCGTTTGTTCAATCGGGTGATGGCGATGTTGTTGGCGGTGAGTGCCATTTATCTGATCCTGTAG
- a CDS encoding helix-turn-helix transcriptional regulator: protein MTRSPLKDTDKAPRFWRDDALPFIEARSIADGREVCYTRHAHAHFSIGAITAGRSTYVHEQSQFEVSAGTVVLMNPGDVHACNPIDDQPWSYLMLYVETPWLTDLQHQLGFSDDLAFRRFAVTHTQDANLFEGLNALYQVLVDPQQDILRKQSAAVEFFSEVQWRLNPVDSALREPNFKLERAADFIREHCTQMLKLEDICAAAQLSPSYLIRAFKQHYGMTPHAFVINQRIQFARDQLRNGKLIADVALEAGFADQAHFQRAFKQHLAATPGQYRG, encoded by the coding sequence ATGACGCGCTCACCGCTCAAGGACACCGACAAGGCCCCGCGCTTCTGGCGCGATGACGCCCTGCCCTTCATCGAGGCACGCTCCATCGCCGATGGTCGCGAGGTTTGTTACACACGGCATGCCCATGCGCACTTTTCCATCGGTGCAATCACCGCCGGGCGCAGCACCTATGTCCACGAGCAATCGCAGTTCGAGGTCAGTGCAGGCACCGTGGTGCTGATGAATCCCGGCGACGTCCATGCCTGCAACCCGATCGATGACCAGCCCTGGTCGTACCTGATGCTGTATGTCGAAACACCGTGGCTCACTGACTTGCAGCATCAGCTGGGTTTCAGTGACGACCTGGCGTTTCGCCGCTTTGCCGTCACCCATACGCAGGACGCCAATCTGTTCGAGGGGTTGAACGCCTTGTATCAGGTACTGGTCGATCCGCAGCAGGACATCCTGCGCAAGCAGAGCGCGGCGGTGGAGTTTTTCAGCGAAGTGCAGTGGCGCCTGAACCCGGTCGATTCGGCGTTGCGCGAACCCAACTTCAAGCTGGAACGCGCCGCCGATTTCATCCGCGAACACTGTACGCAAATGCTCAAGCTCGAGGACATTTGCGCGGCTGCGCAATTGTCGCCGTCCTACCTGATCCGCGCCTTCAAGCAGCACTACGGCATGACGCCCCACGCCTTCGTGATCAACCAGCGCATCCAGTTCGCCCGTGATCAATTGCGCAACGGCAAGCTGATCGCCGACGTGGCGCTGGAAGCGGGGTTTGCCGATCAGGCGCACTTTCAAAGGGCGTTCAAGCAGCATCTGGCCGCCACGCCGGGGCAGTATCGCGGTTGA
- a CDS encoding VOC family protein yields MLHVQKLTPCLWFNGQAEEAAKFYCAIFDHSKITAITHYGKAGQEVHGHPEGSVLTVSFELDGQTFTGLNGGPNFTFSEAISFQVNCQTQEEVDHFWGRLSAGGPVEAQQCGWLKDKFGVSWQIVPVAMMDMLKDPDTTKSQRAMAAMMQMKKLDIAELKRAFNGES; encoded by the coding sequence ATGCTACATGTTCAAAAACTGACGCCTTGCCTGTGGTTCAACGGCCAGGCCGAAGAGGCCGCAAAGTTCTATTGCGCAATCTTCGATCATTCAAAAATCACCGCCATCACTCACTACGGCAAGGCCGGCCAGGAGGTCCACGGGCATCCGGAAGGCTCGGTGCTGACGGTCAGTTTTGAACTCGACGGCCAGACATTCACCGGGCTCAACGGTGGCCCGAACTTCACCTTCAGCGAAGCGATCTCCTTCCAGGTCAACTGCCAGACCCAGGAAGAAGTCGATCACTTCTGGGGCCGGCTGTCCGCGGGCGGGCCAGTGGAGGCGCAGCAGTGCGGCTGGCTCAAGGACAAGTTCGGCGTGTCCTGGCAGATCGTGCCCGTGGCGATGATGGACATGCTCAAGGATCCCGACACGACCAAGTCCCAGCGCGCCATGGCCGCGATGATGCAGATGAAAAAACTCGATATCGCCGAGTTGAAACGAGCCTTTAACGGCGAGAGCTAA
- a CDS encoding transmembrane sensor/regulator PpyR, with protein MFHFFSNAQNVLQLSSRVLGVGLAMLLAGIYGAYLYDGHLSILALVSLHAMTIVGPTLLKIGYVMRLLSQHRLSKPLAKALV; from the coding sequence ATGTTCCATTTCTTCAGCAATGCTCAGAACGTACTGCAACTGTCCAGCCGTGTACTCGGCGTCGGCCTGGCGATGCTGCTGGCGGGGATCTACGGCGCTTACCTCTACGACGGTCACTTGTCGATCCTGGCCCTGGTGTCGCTGCACGCCATGACCATCGTCGGGCCCACCCTGCTGAAAATCGGCTACGTCATGCGCCTGCTGTCCCAGCACCGCTTGAGCAAGCCACTGGCAAAGGCGCTGGTCTGA